In Mongoliitalea daihaiensis, one DNA window encodes the following:
- a CDS encoding endonuclease MutS2: MIYPKNLEEKINFTKIRDLLKEECAGPLGTEFVDKMSFTKDTKLLTRLLEQTAEFKQILESGDFFPASNFTNIHPFLDKAKIEGTFLYEEEFHELKLSLQTLFSCVSFILERSEQYPQLFELLGLVHMNADLLKAIERVIDEKGKMRSNASKELSMIRSQILYEESRLRKVLERIYRDARAKGLTPEDASITIRGGRMVIPVLAEYKRKISGFIHDESATGQTVYLEPAEVLDINNELKDLEYMERREIQKILTKLTDQLRPLIPDLRKGLTFLGLIDFIRAKAKFALKTGSHKPTLDKAKILNWFNARHPLLEFALKEQGKKIVPLRLELDHNRRLLVISGPNAGGKSVTLKTVAMVQYMLQCGLLVPMDEQSTMCMFDNFFIDIGDEQNIENDLSTYSSHLMSMKYFTQMANKKTIVFIDEFGTGTEPVFGGAIAEGILLSLNKSGAYGVITTHYGNLKEVAAKNQGLVNGAMRYDVDKLEPLYQLEIGKPGSSFALEIASKIGISNEILAYAKEHIGETRVKYDRMLTKIENEKTKLEQLVHENQKRERILEQRMKEYNQLKETIDTNKKQYIQQAKTEAKALLDQVNQKIEQSIRTIKETNAEKQAVKAVRQELEVLKQEVKPVEVPVAVEKQVKVIGGEIEVGDYVRVKDNGAIAEVLGLKKKEADILIGELKSTVKLNRLEKISNTEMKKEKKSFARRTGFDTNAKMLDFSPNLDLRGKRGEEVLSLVQSFMDDGYMLGVKDLRIVHGKGDGILREITRNLLRTMPYVGRMEDEHADRGGSGVTLVTLKV; this comes from the coding sequence ATGATTTACCCCAAAAATCTGGAGGAGAAAATTAATTTCACAAAAATTCGTGATTTACTCAAAGAAGAATGTGCTGGCCCTCTCGGAACAGAGTTTGTCGATAAAATGTCTTTTACTAAAGATACTAAATTGCTTACTCGCTTATTGGAACAGACGGCTGAATTCAAGCAAATATTAGAATCTGGTGATTTTTTTCCAGCCTCAAATTTTACCAATATTCATCCATTTTTGGATAAAGCCAAAATTGAAGGTACTTTTCTCTATGAAGAGGAATTCCATGAATTGAAGCTTTCCTTACAGACATTGTTTTCTTGTGTTTCTTTTATCTTGGAAAGGTCTGAGCAATATCCTCAATTATTCGAATTGTTGGGACTCGTCCATATGAACGCTGACCTTTTGAAAGCGATCGAGCGGGTGATCGACGAAAAAGGCAAGATGCGTAGTAATGCCTCCAAAGAGCTTTCTATGATTCGCTCTCAGATTTTGTATGAAGAAAGCAGGCTGCGCAAGGTTTTGGAACGCATCTATCGGGATGCAAGAGCTAAAGGTTTGACGCCCGAGGATGCTTCGATTACGATTCGTGGAGGGAGAATGGTGATCCCTGTTTTGGCTGAGTATAAAAGAAAAATCAGTGGTTTTATTCATGATGAATCCGCAACTGGTCAGACAGTCTACTTAGAGCCTGCCGAAGTGCTGGATATCAACAATGAGCTCAAAGATCTGGAATACATGGAGCGTCGGGAAATCCAAAAGATTTTAACCAAACTTACCGATCAGCTCCGTCCTTTGATCCCAGATCTACGCAAAGGCTTGACCTTTTTGGGCTTGATTGATTTCATTCGTGCCAAGGCCAAGTTTGCACTTAAGACAGGTTCTCATAAGCCTACTTTAGATAAAGCCAAAATACTCAATTGGTTCAATGCACGCCATCCTTTACTAGAATTTGCTTTGAAGGAGCAAGGGAAGAAAATAGTGCCCTTACGATTGGAGTTGGATCACAATAGACGCCTTCTAGTTATTTCAGGACCCAATGCTGGAGGTAAGTCTGTCACCTTGAAGACTGTTGCCATGGTGCAATACATGTTGCAGTGCGGCCTTTTGGTCCCTATGGACGAGCAATCTACGATGTGTATGTTTGATAATTTTTTCATCGATATAGGGGATGAACAAAATATTGAAAATGACCTGAGTACCTACAGTTCACACTTGATGAGTATGAAGTACTTTACTCAAATGGCCAACAAAAAGACCATTGTCTTTATCGATGAATTTGGTACTGGAACCGAACCTGTTTTTGGGGGGGCTATCGCCGAAGGCATTTTGTTATCGTTGAATAAATCTGGGGCCTATGGAGTGATTACAACCCACTATGGTAATCTAAAAGAAGTGGCAGCAAAAAATCAAGGCCTAGTCAATGGTGCCATGCGTTATGACGTAGATAAGTTGGAACCTCTGTATCAATTGGAGATAGGTAAACCTGGAAGTTCCTTCGCCTTGGAGATTGCTTCCAAAATTGGTATTTCCAATGAAATTCTAGCCTATGCTAAAGAGCATATTGGGGAAACACGTGTCAAATATGACCGTATGCTGACCAAGATTGAGAATGAAAAAACTAAGTTGGAGCAGTTGGTCCATGAAAACCAAAAGCGCGAGCGAATCTTGGAACAGCGGATGAAAGAATACAATCAGCTGAAAGAAACGATTGATACTAACAAAAAGCAGTACATTCAGCAAGCTAAAACAGAAGCCAAAGCTTTATTAGATCAAGTCAATCAAAAAATTGAGCAGTCCATCCGTACCATTAAGGAAACTAATGCTGAAAAACAGGCAGTGAAAGCTGTCCGGCAAGAACTGGAAGTATTGAAGCAAGAAGTCAAGCCGGTAGAAGTCCCTGTAGCTGTAGAAAAGCAAGTAAAGGTTATTGGAGGAGAAATTGAAGTTGGTGATTATGTACGGGTGAAAGATAATGGAGCCATTGCCGAAGTATTAGGGCTAAAGAAAAAAGAGGCTGATATCTTAATCGGGGAATTGAAATCTACGGTTAAATTGAATCGATTGGAGAAAATTTCCAATACGGAAATGAAGAAAGAGAAAAAATCTTTCGCCCGCAGAACAGGCTTCGATACGAATGCTAAAATGCTGGATTTTTCCCCGAATTTGGATTTGAGAGGAAAAAGAGGTGAAGAAGTTTTATCGTTAGTTCAGAGTTTCATGGATGATGGATATATGCTAGGCGTGAAGGATTTACGTATTGTTCATGGGAAAGGAGATGGGATTTTACGCGAAATCACTCGAAACTTACTTCGCACAATGCCGTATGTGGGTAGGATGGAAGATGAACATGCCGACAGAGGAGGCTCAGGTGTCACATTGGTCACATTGAAAGTTTAA
- a CDS encoding DUF4296 domain-containing protein: MKYIATFLVFLCLISCSKNSAPAGILSEDQLINVLLDIHMAEGYVTTFPIHYDSSRMLYPLLEKEVFAKHQVQDSVFKVSLEYYIRDAKQMDRIYARIIDSLSIKEKVGNQ; the protein is encoded by the coding sequence GTGAAATATATAGCTACTTTCCTTGTATTCCTGTGTTTAATCAGTTGTAGTAAAAACAGTGCTCCTGCTGGTATCCTTTCAGAAGACCAATTGATCAATGTCTTGCTGGATATTCATATGGCAGAAGGCTACGTGACGACCTTTCCTATCCACTACGATTCTTCCCGTATGCTGTATCCTTTGTTAGAAAAAGAGGTATTCGCTAAACATCAAGTGCAGGATTCTGTTTTTAAGGTCAGTTTGGAATATTACATACGGGATGCCAAACAAATGGACCGAATCTATGCCCGTATCATAGACTCGTTAAGCATCAAAGAAAAAGTAGGCAATCAATAA